CCCCCGTCGAAGGCGTCTTCTCGTCCCTCGGGGCAAGGCACCGCGGGGCCTGGGCGCGCCTGGCTTGTGCGCAACCGCGAGCACTTGTGGCCCTTCTGCTCGATCCATAGGTCGCCGCCCGCCGTGAGGCTCAGCCCCTCGGCCGCGCCCACGCCGGTGTCGCGTAGGGTGAGCGCGGCGCCCCGGAGCGCGACCTCGCACAGGTGGTGCTGCTCGCAGGTGAGCAAGAGCCTCTTCGGTCCAGAAGGCGCGGCCCAGGGCAGCCCGAGCTCCGCGGGCTTCGCCTCTGTCACCCTCTCCTCGAGCACGACGGGGCGCGAGCGCGCGATCACCTTGCCTCCCCCATCCAGCGCGACGAGCCGGAAGGCGGCGCCCTCCGCCGCCGCGAGCACGAACGCCCCCTCGATGCGGCCCATGAGGAGCAGTCGCCCGCCGGGCGCGTAGATCACCTCCGGCGCGAGCGCGTCCGCCCGCAATACCACGAGCTCGTGAACGGGCGCGCCTGCCCTGTCCGCGCGCACCCGCACGGCGACGGCGCGGCGCGCGTCGGCTGTGGGCACGAGCGTGCTGAAGGTGCCTCCGCGGGTCCCGTCCTCGGAGGTGATCCGGGGCCCGTCGGGGCCGAGGCGCGTGGTGCCGTGTCTCCACGAGGCGAGCCAGCGCAGCTCGACGTCCTCGTCGGTCGCGGGGCCTGGGTGGCTCGGGGTGGCTACACCCGAGCGGAACAGGAGCGCGCCTCGCTGCGCGTACAGCGTGCCGCGCACCTTCGCCGCGCAGTCCTCTCGGTCGACGTCGACGAGCTGAACCGGTGGTGCCTCGGCGGGGGCGCTCGACGGCGCGACGCGCCCCGTGGCCGCCGGGATGACGACCAGCCGCGTGCTCCGGGGCGCAGCGGGGGCGCCGCACGCCGACAGCGCGAGCGCCAAGAGCGTGCAGGTGGGGCGGACCGCGGAGGTGGGCATTCGCAAGTGGACGCGCCGCGGCGGCGCGTTGTCGAGCGGAAAGCGGAACGGCCTCGACGCCCGCGGGCACGCGCGCGGCTCCCCGCGCGCGATCCACTTCGCGAGATCGGCGAAGCTCACGCTCTTGCCCTGCATCAAGAGACCCACCCGGAAGACCCGCCCCGCCGCCCAGACGCACGTGAGCGCGGTCACGAGGACCGCCGCGAGCGCTGGCTGCCACCACGGGACGCCGGCGGGCGCCGCGAGGCGAGCCGTCATCAACATGGGCGTCGAGAACGGCACGAACGACCCAACGACCGCGATCTTGGCCCCCGGATCGCGAAGCACCACGCCGAGGAGCCACAGCGGCATCGACATCGCCATCAGCCGCCTTGGCCTCAACCCTGGGGTGTGCGAGAAAGCCGCGATGAAGAGCCCAACCGCGGTCGCCCAAGCGCAACTCGACGCCTACAACGCCCAGGATCTGGACGCGCACTGCGCGCAGTTCAGCGACGACGTGTTGGTCGCAGACCTCAACGGCGCCGTGACCATCGACGGCCTCGCCGCCTATCGCGAGCGCTACGCGAAGGTGTTCTCCGAGTTCCCGGAGAATCACGCCGCGCTCGTCAGCCGCATCGCGGTGGGCAACGTGGTCATCGACCACGAGCGAGTCACGCGCAGTCCGACCACGCCGCCGTTCGAGGTCGCGGCGATCTACACCATCGCCGAGGGCAAGATCCGAAGGGTCGACTTCGTTCGCTGAACACGGTTCTCCGCCGGTCGCGAGGCCGTGGCGTGGGCCTCATAGAGTCGCGACGACGTGCCCTACGCAGCGCGCGATGGTGGTCGCGAGGGGAGCGTGCCCTATCCCGAGGCCGCGGAGCTTCGCGGGGTCGAGGAACGACATCCAGCGCGTGCTGAAGGGCGAGACGTCGCTCGTCGCCGTCTCGTCTTCGACGAGCGTGGGGCGCGCCCCGAGCTCGTCGCCCAGCATCTCGAGCAGCTCGCGGAGCGTCGGCGTCTCATCTTGGGTCTGATTGACCGCCTCGCCGACGACTCGAGCGTCGCCGAGCAGGACGTCGATCGTGCGGGCGACCTCCTGCGCGTCCACGTGCCGCACGCGGCGATCGAGGAAAGCCGCGCGGATCGGCGCGCCGCCGAGCATATGTCTGATGTAGCGAGCGATGCGCTGCTGGTCGTCGCCCGGGCCGTTCACGATCGGGATTCGCAGGCGGGTCGACGGGAGCCGCCCGTGCGCGCGGACGAGCGCGTCCTCGCACGCGCGCTTGCCGGTACCGTAGTCCCACTGAGACCCGTCGCGCCCCCCGGGCCGCGCGATGGTGGGGCCGTCGTAGTCCTCCTCGCGCGAGGGGAGTCGAGGGCTCTCGCGAACGAGGTAGACCTGGCCGGTGCTCACGAAGAGGTAATGGCCCACGCGGCCGGCGAAGACGTCGATCGCCCGCTCGATGTCGCGCCCCTCGAAGCCGACAAGGTCGACGACGGCGTCGAACGTACCCTGCACGCGGGCGAGGTCGGTGGTGCGATCTCCCGCGAGCCGGGCGACGCGATCGCCGAACGGATCGCTCCGTGTGCCGCGCGTGAAGAGCGTGACGCGATCGCCGCGCGCGAGCAGCCTCGCGACGAGGTGGCGACCGAGGAATCCGGTCCCGCCGACGACGAGCACCGTGCGGCTCATGGCGCGACGCAGGCTTCGGGCCGCGCCCGCTGAGCGCGGCGGAGACAGCGGGGACGAGGGAGGGCGCGTGCGCTCACTTCGCGTACTCGCGTGAGAGCGCGACGGCGACGCGCACGATCAACGCGTACGGGATCGGGCGATCGAGCGGGAACGTGAGATTGCCCTTGGCGTTGCGGTAGCCCGACGTCGCCTCGATGAGCGCGGCGTCGTCGCGAACGGGCGGGTAAATGCCAACGTGCTTCTTGAAGGCCCCGAAGTAGAAAAATGTTCGAGTGAGCCTCAGCGCCGGCATCCCGTAGCTGAAGGTCTCGATCGCCGAGGGCACCGCCTCCTTGACGCCCCTCCGGATCTCCTCGAGGGCAGACCTCGCCACGGGCGAAGCCTGCGAGATGTACGCGTCGATGTCGGCAGCGGTCCCAGCCATTTCGAGACTCCAGCGGGCAGAACGACGAGGGCCACCCCCGGTCGTCCGAGGCCTGAGAATGCCCTCAAATCCGCGCGAGTGGGAAAGGAATATTCCCTCCCGTTTCGCCTCGTGGCTCGGAGACTAACCGGGCGCGCGCGCCGTCTTCGCGAGCTCGGCGAGCATCGCCTCGAGGTTCTCGAGGCCGCCGCGCTCCCCCTCGAACCGCCGGCTGAGGCGCATGTCCGGAGTCAGTCGATAGGGGCTCTTCTTCTCACGCACGAGCTCGGTGACCTTGCGCGGATCGAGCGTGGTGTCCTCGCGCAGGTGCAGCGTCACCTGCCGGCTACTCGCCTCGCACCCGAGCACGCGGAGGCGGCGGAGCTCGGTCTTGAGCGCCATGAGCCGCACCAGGCGGCGGGTCTCGGACGGGGGCGCGCCGAAGCGGTCCTCCATCTCCTGGGCGAGCTCGTCGACGTGGGCTTCGTCGAGCGCGCTCGCGAGCCGCTTGTAGAGCGAGAGGCGCACGCCCACCTCTGCCACGTAGCTCTCGGGGATGAGCGCCTCGACGTCGACCGACAGCTCGGGGTCGACCTCGTGCACCACAGGCTCGCCGCGGAGCTCGTGCACGGCGTCCTCGAGCATCTCGCAGAAGAGCTCGAACCCCACGCTCGCGACCGTGCCCGACTGCTCGCCCCCCAAGAGATCGCCACCGCCACGCAACTCGAGATCGAGCGACGCCACCTTGAAGCCCGAACCGAGCTCGGAGTAGCGCTCGAGCGCCTCGACCCGCGCGCGCGCCTCGTCGGTCATCGCGTCCTGCGGCGGCACGATGAGGTAGCAGTAGGCGCGCTCGCGCGAGCGGCCCACGCGCCCCCGCAGCTGGTAGAGCTGCGACAGGCCGAACAGATCGGCGCGGTCGATGAGGATGGTGTTGGCCCGGGGGATGTCGAGGCCGCTCTCGACGATCGCGGTGGCGCACAACACGTCGTAGTGGCCCTCGACGAAGTCGAGCATCGTGCGCTCGAGGTTCGTCTCCGTGTCGAGCGAGCCGCTGCCCGTTCGCCGCTTCGACTGCGTCATCTGCCCGTGGGCGACCGCGATGCGGGCCGTGGGCACGAGCTCGTGGAGGCGCTGCGCGCGCTCGTACAGCCCCTCGACCCGGTTGTAGACGTAGAAGACCTGGCCGCCCCGCGACAGCTCCCTCGTGACCGCCTCGCGGAGCACCTCGGCGTCGAACCGCGTGAGGATGGTGCGCACGCTCCGACGGTCGCTCGGGGCGGTGGTGATGAGCGACAGATCGCGGAGCCCACCGACGGCCATCTGCAGGGTGCGTGGGATGGGCGTGGCCGTGAGGGTGAGCACGTCGACCGAGGACTTTAGCTGCTTGATGCGCTCCTTGTGGGTGACCCCGAAGCGCTGCTCCTCGTCCACCACGAGGAGCGAGAGCGTCTTGAAGTGGACGTCCTTCGACAGGAGTCGATGTGTGCCCACGAGGACGTCGACTTTGCCCTCTTTCACAAGCGCGAGGGTCTCGTCTTGCTCCTTCTTCGACTGAAAACGCGAGAGGCACCGCACCGTGATGGGGTATCCCTGGAGGCGCGCCTCGAAGGTGCGGAAGTGCTGCTGCGCGAGCACCGTGGTGGGGCACAGCACGCACACCTGGCGCCCCGCCATGGCCACGCGGAAGGCCGCGCGAATGGCCACCTCGGTCTTGCCGAAGCCCACGTCGCCGCACACGAGCCGGTCCATGGGGCGCGGCGCCTCGAGGTCGCGGTTCACGTCGTCGATGGCGCGGGCCTGGTCGGCGGTCTCCTCGAAGGGGAAGGTGGCCTCGAACGCGCGGTACTCGTCGTCGACGGGGGGCAGCGCGTGGCCCTCCTGGGCCTTTCGCTCCGCGTAGAGCCGCAGCAGCTCGTCCGCCATCTGCCGCACCTCGCGGCGAACGCGGGACTTGGTCTTCGCGAAGGTGGTGCCGCCGAGTCTATCGAGCTTGGCGGACTCCACCTCCGAGCCGGAGAACTTCTGGACCTGGTTCAGCCGGTAAACCGGCAGATAGAGCTTGTCGGCGCCCGCGTACTCGACGACCAGGAGATCGACGACGTGCGCGCCCACGCTCTTGTGGATGAGGCCTACGTAGCGGCCAATGCCGTGCTCTACGTGGACGACGAGGTCGCCGACCGCGAGCGAGCGCAGGTCCTCCAGGAACGCCGTCTTCGTGTCTCTCGGCCTCGCCACCTTTCGGTGGGCGCGCTCGCCGAAGATCTCTTCCTCGGTGATGAGCGCGAGGGCGTCGGCGGGGAGCACGAGGCCCGCGGACAGGGCGCCTGGCACGAGCTCGACGTCGACCGAGGCCGCGCTCGGCGTGAGAACGTCGGCGGAAACCAGGTGTATGGTGCACGTGACCCCTTGGTGCCCGAGGAGACCTGCGAGGCGCTCGGCCTGGGTGGCCGTGCGGGCCGTGACGAGCACGCGGAAGCCCGACTCGCGCAGGTGGGCCACGCGGCGCACCAGGGGCTCGAGGCTCGGGATGCGGCCCTTGGAGGCGCGCGCGCGCTGCATCGCGGCCGACAGATCGCCGTGGTCGAGCGCGCCGAGCGCCACCGCGGTCGCGCTCGCCTCGGCGCGGGCGTAGGCGGCGAGGCCCTGCTCGGCGCCGCCGGCGACGGCGGCGCGTGTCACGGGGACCACCCGCAGGCCCGCGAGCGTCGCGGCGACCTCGGCCTCCGCGATGTAGAACGCCTCGGGCGGGAAGTGGACCGCTCCCGCGCGGGCCGCGGCCTCACGCGCCGCGCGGTCGAGCTCGTCGCGCACGGCGCGCGCGATGACCTCGGGATCGTCGAGTACCACTGTGGCGTCGGGCGGGAACAGCTCGCAGGGAGAGGACAGCTCGGCGTAGTACGCCGGCAGGAAGCCGTCGGAGCCGAAGAACGCGCGGCCGCTCGCCACGTCGTCGGCGAGGGCGCGCGCGCGGAGCGTGGGCACCTCCAAGGTGTCGCCGAGCTCGGCCACGCGCGCCCGCGCGCGCGCCGCGTTCTCACGGGTGAGGAGCGTCTCGCGCACGGGCGGCAGCAGGAGCTCCCTCTCGGCGCTGTCCTTGTGCGTGCGCTGCTCGAACGGGTCGAAGCGCTTGATGCTCACGACGAGCTCGTCGTAGAGCTCGACGCGCGAAGGCTCGGAGTCCTCCGGTGGCCACACGTCGAGCAGCGCGCCGCGCACGGCGAAGGTGCCGCGGTCTTCGACGAGCGGCACGCGCAGGTATCCCCCTTCGGCGAGGGTTCTGAGGAGGGCGTCGCGCGAGACCTCCTCCTCTGCGACCACCCGGGACGTGTGGCCACGCACGATCGCGAGCGGCACCACGCGCCGCACGAGGGCGGCGGCGGTGAGGCACACCACGCGGTACGCACCTCGGCCGAGCCGCGCGAGCGCGGCCACGCGGGCCATCTCGCCACGCCGATCGGGGTTCACGTCGGCGTAGGGGGAAGCCTCGGGTGTGGCGAGCACGAGCGCGTCGTGAGGTCCGTGCGTGGGCCCGAGGTAGAGGCTCACGTCCTCGCGTGCGCGGGCCGCGGCGTCCGCGTCGGCGACCACGAGGAAGACGGGCCGCGCGGTGTCGCGCGCGAGCGTCGCGGCCACGGCCGCAGCGGCCGAGCCGCGGGCGCCCGTCACGTCGACGCGCCGCGCGCCACCGAGCCGCGAGGTGATCTCGCGGAGCCGCGTCGCGCCCGTCACGGCGAGGTCGGGTAGCGGATCGCTCAGCGAGGGATCCCGCCGGATCGCGGCCGCGAGCGCGGCTTCGTCTTGATCGGCCTCGCCGGCCGCTGTCTTGGTCGCGAGTCGCTCGCGCAGGTTGCTCTTCACGGTATCTCCGGGGGCTGTTCGCGGGGGAGGACAGGCGTGGGGCTCGCGGCCGGAGGTGTCGGCGCGAGCAAGCGGAGCCCTGCGGGCACGACCACGAGCGAGGCGACGAGGCCCGCCACGGAGCCGATGGCGC
This sequence is a window from Myxococcales bacterium. Protein-coding genes within it:
- a CDS encoding DUF1801 domain-containing protein; the encoded protein is MAGTAADIDAYISQASPVARSALEEIRRGVKEAVPSAIETFSYGMPALRLTRTFFYFGAFKKHVGIYPPVRDDAALIEATSGYRNAKGNLTFPLDRPIPYALIVRVAVALSREYAK
- the mfd gene encoding transcription-repair coupling factor, which translates into the protein MARVAALARLGRGAYRVVCLTAAALVRRVVPLAIVRGHTSRVVAEEEVSRDALLRTLAEGGYLRVPLVEDRGTFAVRGALLDVWPPEDSEPSRVELYDELVVSIKRFDPFEQRTHKDSAERELLLPPVRETLLTRENAARARARVAELGDTLEVPTLRARALADDVASGRAFFGSDGFLPAYYAELSSPCELFPPDATVVLDDPEVIARAVRDELDRAAREAAARAGAVHFPPEAFYIAEAEVAATLAGLRVVPVTRAAVAGGAEQGLAAYARAEASATAVALGALDHGDLSAAMQRARASKGRIPSLEPLVRRVAHLRESGFRVLVTARTATQAERLAGLLGHQGVTCTIHLVSADVLTPSAASVDVELVPGALSAGLVLPADALALITEEEIFGERAHRKVARPRDTKTAFLEDLRSLAVGDLVVHVEHGIGRYVGLIHKSVGAHVVDLLVVEYAGADKLYLPVYRLNQVQKFSGSEVESAKLDRLGGTTFAKTKSRVRREVRQMADELLRLYAERKAQEGHALPPVDDEYRAFEATFPFEETADQARAIDDVNRDLEAPRPMDRLVCGDVGFGKTEVAIRAAFRVAMAGRQVCVLCPTTVLAQQHFRTFEARLQGYPITVRCLSRFQSKKEQDETLALVKEGKVDVLVGTHRLLSKDVHFKTLSLLVVDEEQRFGVTHKERIKQLKSSVDVLTLTATPIPRTLQMAVGGLRDLSLITTAPSDRRSVRTILTRFDAEVLREAVTRELSRGGQVFYVYNRVEGLYERAQRLHELVPTARIAVAHGQMTQSKRRTGSGSLDTETNLERTMLDFVEGHYDVLCATAIVESGLDIPRANTILIDRADLFGLSQLYQLRGRVGRSRERAYCYLIVPPQDAMTDEARARVEALERYSELGSGFKVASLDLELRGGGDLLGGEQSGTVASVGFELFCEMLEDAVHELRGEPVVHEVDPELSVDVEALIPESYVAEVGVRLSLYKRLASALDEAHVDELAQEMEDRFGAPPSETRRLVRLMALKTELRRLRVLGCEASSRQVTLHLREDTTLDPRKVTELVREKKSPYRLTPDMRLSRRFEGERGGLENLEAMLAELAKTARAPG
- a CDS encoding NAD-dependent epimerase/dehydratase family protein is translated as MSRTVLVVGGTGFLGRHLVARLLARGDRVTLFTRGTRSDPFGDRVARLAGDRTTDLARVQGTFDAVVDLVGFEGRDIERAIDVFAGRVGHYLFVSTGQVYLVRESPRLPSREEDYDGPTIARPGGRDGSQWDYGTGKRACEDALVRAHGRLPSTRLRIPIVNGPGDDQQRIARYIRHMLGGAPIRAAFLDRRVRHVDAQEVARTIDVLLGDARVVGEAVNQTQDETPTLRELLEMLGDELGARPTLVEDETATSDVSPFSTRWMSFLDPAKLRGLGIGHAPLATTIARCVGHVVATL
- a CDS encoding nuclear transport factor 2 family protein, translating into MKSPTAVAQAQLDAYNAQDLDAHCAQFSDDVLVADLNGAVTIDGLAAYRERYAKVFSEFPENHAALVSRIAVGNVVIDHERVTRSPTTPPFEVAAIYTIAEGKIRRVDFVR